Proteins from a genomic interval of Sphingopyxis sp. QXT-31:
- the glnA gene encoding type I glutamate--ammonia ligase: MATKPKDIIARIKDNDIEWVDLRFTDPKGKWQHLTMCAGVIDEDALEDGLMFDGSSIEGWKAINESDMILKPDLDAVYDDPFSATPMMVIFCDIVEPSTGEGYARDPRTTAKRAEAYVASTGVGDTVYVGPEAEFFMFDDVRFETGYNKSGFEIDDIELPTNTGRSYEGGNLGHRPRAKGGYFPVAPVDSAVDIRAEMVSTMLEMGLPCDKHHHEVAAAQHELGLTFGTLTETADRMQIYKYVVHQVAHAYGKTATFMPKPIKDDNGSGMHTHISIWEKGKPLFAGNGYAGLSDMCLYFIGGVVKHAKALNAFTNPTTNSYKRLVPGFEAPVLLAYSSRNRSASCRIPYGAGAKAKRVEFRFPDAMANPYLCYSALLMAGLDGIANKIHPGDPMDKNLYDLPPEELAEVPTVCGSLREALDSLLADHDFLLKGDVFTKDQIEAYVELKWDEVYRFEQTPSPVEFDMYYSA, translated from the coding sequence ATGGCCACCAAGCCCAAGGACATCATCGCCCGCATCAAGGACAACGACATCGAGTGGGTCGATCTGCGTTTCACCGATCCCAAGGGCAAGTGGCAGCACCTCACCATGTGCGCCGGCGTGATCGACGAGGATGCGCTCGAGGACGGCCTGATGTTCGACGGTTCGTCGATCGAGGGCTGGAAGGCGATCAACGAGAGCGACATGATCCTGAAGCCCGACCTCGACGCCGTTTACGACGATCCCTTCTCGGCCACCCCGATGATGGTGATCTTCTGCGACATCGTCGAGCCGTCGACCGGCGAAGGCTACGCCCGCGACCCGCGCACGACGGCGAAGCGCGCCGAGGCCTATGTCGCCTCGACCGGCGTCGGCGACACCGTCTATGTCGGCCCCGAGGCCGAATTCTTCATGTTCGACGACGTGCGTTTCGAAACCGGCTACAACAAGTCGGGCTTCGAGATCGACGATATCGAGCTGCCGACCAACACCGGCCGCAGCTACGAAGGCGGCAACCTCGGCCACCGTCCGCGCGCCAAGGGCGGCTATTTCCCCGTCGCGCCGGTCGATAGCGCCGTCGACATCCGCGCCGAGATGGTCTCGACGATGCTCGAAATGGGCCTGCCTTGCGACAAGCACCACCATGAGGTCGCCGCGGCGCAGCACGAGCTGGGCCTGACCTTCGGCACGCTCACCGAAACCGCCGACCGCATGCAGATCTACAAATATGTCGTGCACCAGGTCGCGCATGCCTATGGCAAGACCGCGACCTTCATGCCCAAGCCGATCAAGGACGACAACGGCAGCGGCATGCACACCCACATCTCGATCTGGGAAAAGGGCAAGCCGCTCTTCGCCGGCAACGGCTATGCGGGCCTCAGCGACATGTGCCTCTATTTCATCGGCGGCGTCGTCAAGCACGCCAAGGCCTTGAACGCCTTCACCAACCCGACGACGAACAGCTACAAGCGCCTCGTTCCCGGCTTCGAAGCGCCGGTGCTGCTCGCCTATTCGAGCCGCAACCGCTCGGCCTCGTGCCGCATCCCCTATGGCGCGGGCGCCAAGGCGAAGCGCGTCGAATTCCGCTTCCCCGATGCAATGGCCAACCCCTATCTCTGCTATTCGGCGCTGCTGATGGCGGGGCTCGACGGCATCGCGAACAAGATCCACCCGGGCGACCCGATGGACAAGAATCTCTATGACCTGCCGCCCGAGGAACTGGCCGAAGTCCCGACCGTCTGCGGCTCGCTGCGCGAAGCGCTCGACAGCCTGCTCGCCGACCACGACTTCCTGCTGAAGGGCGACGTGTTCACCAAGGACCAGATCGAGGCCTATGTCGAACTGAAGTGGGACGAAGTCTATCGTTTCGAACAGACGCCGAGCCCGGTCGAGTTCGACATGTATTACAGCGCCTGA
- a CDS encoding DUF3857 domain-containing protein — protein sequence MRKFAILLAASALALAAPALAADTPAYGAPAAWVVPHAGPLPVGDAATPWLLSDEQILIEADKRSTFTDHAFRIASADALRNWDDLQFVWQPDRDDLIVHKLEIVRGGATIDLLAQGLKLTVLRRETAFEQKMIDGLLTATAAIEDLRVGDTVRFSVTVVERSDVLAGNGEAFANVQAKPAAMAQGSLRVLWPRALPVKWKAFGKGIAPVEADQGAYHILTQSQPVIKQDEMPQDAPLRYRRPPGLEFSTFASWTDLSRTVAPLYATTGTVKESGTLAAAIDKIAASTKDPKARAAAALAFVQNEIRYLYNGLANGNYVPQKPEETWTLRYGDCKAKTLLLLAVLDRLGIAAQPTLVHSTLGDALPDRLPTLGAFDHVIVQAAIDGTDYWLDGTTAGTHVADLADVPPFRHALPLTNAGHDLAPLPVRRPARPDMTVSIAYDQSAGTAFPPLFDMRFTMRGELATRMRGMAAQATPEQLRDLAQGALGDFVNNGQIHTRAIEIDEAAGTATIRAAGVGNLPWVRDEQRPYVKLDGLIGDFEVSADRSRAAWRSIPVAGGQPSLIVREISLKLPRADGFAMEGDTAADLMIAGIGMQREAKLAGDRLEQRETIWTTGREVAVDQLPAARAATAAAKQREFRLRAPAGFPSRTEEIAEAKKAKRLGPLLAAYQKAIDDDPEVANGYLNRAVFHAGIFEPKAAIADMGEALKREADAATYLRRAGLYFDTGDFKAALADTDEVLALDPGSETALDYKIRLFAELKQFDDSLALNDEQIAAAKDKRGWVALKAETLGKAGRAEEGAALLAEALTERPGDPGLLNGLCWLKGTRSFELESALKDCTRAIELTDDPAAVLDSRAMVFFRLGRMEEARADLDAALKISPNMPGSLYMRGIVKLRGDDRAGGQADLALARLQRGRIDTEYSGFGITP from the coding sequence GTGCGCAAGTTTGCCATTCTTCTGGCCGCCTCGGCCTTGGCGCTCGCCGCGCCCGCCCTTGCCGCCGACACGCCGGCCTATGGCGCGCCGGCGGCATGGGTGGTGCCGCACGCCGGGCCGCTGCCCGTGGGCGATGCCGCGACGCCGTGGCTGCTCAGCGACGAACAGATATTGATCGAGGCCGACAAGCGCTCGACTTTCACCGACCACGCCTTTCGCATCGCCTCGGCCGACGCGCTGCGCAACTGGGACGACCTGCAATTCGTGTGGCAGCCCGACCGCGACGACCTGATCGTCCACAAGCTCGAGATCGTCCGCGGCGGCGCCACCATCGATCTGCTCGCGCAGGGGCTCAAGCTCACCGTGCTCCGCCGCGAAACCGCGTTCGAGCAGAAGATGATCGACGGGCTGCTCACCGCGACCGCGGCGATCGAGGATCTGCGCGTCGGCGACACGGTGCGTTTCTCGGTAACCGTCGTCGAACGCAGCGACGTGCTCGCGGGCAATGGCGAGGCCTTTGCCAATGTCCAGGCGAAACCCGCCGCGATGGCGCAGGGCTCGCTCCGCGTGCTGTGGCCCAGGGCGCTGCCGGTGAAGTGGAAAGCCTTCGGCAAGGGCATCGCGCCGGTCGAGGCCGATCAGGGCGCGTACCACATCCTCACCCAGTCCCAGCCGGTGATCAAGCAGGACGAGATGCCGCAGGACGCGCCGCTGCGCTATCGCCGCCCGCCGGGGCTCGAATTTTCGACCTTCGCCAGCTGGACCGACCTGTCGCGCACCGTCGCGCCGCTTTACGCGACCACCGGCACGGTCAAGGAGAGCGGCACGCTCGCCGCCGCGATCGACAAGATCGCCGCCTCGACCAAGGACCCCAAGGCGCGCGCCGCCGCCGCGCTCGCCTTTGTCCAGAACGAGATCCGCTATCTCTACAACGGCCTCGCCAACGGCAATTATGTGCCGCAAAAGCCCGAGGAAACGTGGACGCTGCGCTATGGCGACTGCAAGGCAAAGACCTTGCTGCTGCTCGCGGTTCTGGACCGCCTCGGCATCGCGGCGCAGCCTACGCTCGTCCATTCGACGCTCGGCGATGCGCTGCCCGACCGGCTGCCGACGCTCGGCGCCTTCGACCATGTCATCGTCCAGGCGGCGATCGACGGCACCGATTACTGGCTCGACGGCACCACCGCGGGCACGCATGTCGCGGATCTCGCCGACGTCCCGCCCTTCCGCCACGCGCTGCCGCTGACCAACGCGGGCCATGACCTCGCGCCGCTGCCCGTGCGGCGCCCGGCGCGGCCCGACATGACCGTCAGCATCGCTTACGACCAGTCGGCGGGCACCGCTTTTCCGCCGCTCTTCGACATGCGCTTCACCATGCGCGGCGAGCTTGCGACGCGCATGAGGGGCATGGCGGCGCAGGCGACCCCCGAACAATTGCGCGACCTCGCGCAGGGCGCGCTCGGCGACTTCGTCAACAACGGCCAGATCCACACGCGCGCGATCGAGATCGACGAGGCGGCGGGCACCGCGACGATCCGCGCCGCGGGTGTCGGCAATCTGCCATGGGTCCGCGACGAGCAGCGCCCCTATGTGAAGCTCGACGGGCTGATCGGCGATTTCGAGGTCAGCGCCGACCGCAGCCGCGCCGCGTGGCGGAGCATTCCGGTCGCGGGCGGCCAGCCCAGCCTGATCGTGCGCGAAATCAGCCTCAAGCTGCCGCGCGCCGATGGTTTTGCGATGGAGGGCGACACCGCCGCCGACCTGATGATCGCGGGCATCGGCATGCAGCGTGAGGCGAAGCTCGCCGGCGACCGCCTCGAACAGCGCGAGACGATCTGGACCACCGGGCGCGAGGTCGCGGTCGATCAGCTGCCCGCCGCGCGCGCGGCGACCGCCGCCGCCAAGCAGCGCGAATTCCGTTTGCGCGCCCCCGCGGGCTTCCCTTCGCGCACCGAGGAGATTGCCGAAGCCAAGAAGGCGAAGCGCCTCGGCCCGCTGCTGGCCGCCTATCAAAAGGCCATCGACGACGATCCCGAAGTCGCAAACGGCTATCTCAACCGCGCCGTCTTCCACGCCGGCATCTTCGAACCCAAGGCTGCGATTGCGGATATGGGCGAGGCGCTGAAGCGCGAGGCCGATGCGGCGACCTATCTGCGCCGCGCGGGCCTTTATTTCGACACCGGCGATTTCAAGGCGGCCCTCGCCGACACCGACGAGGTGCTGGCGCTCGATCCGGGGTCTGAAACCGCGCTCGACTACAAGATCCGCCTGTTCGCCGAACTCAAGCAGTTCGACGATTCGCTCGCGCTCAACGACGAGCAGATCGCCGCAGCGAAGGACAAGCGCGGCTGGGTCGCGCTCAAGGCCGAGACGCTCGGCAAGGCTGGGCGCGCCGAAGAGGGCGCCGCGCTGCTCGCCGAAGCGCTGACTGAGCGGCCGGGCGACCCGGGCCTGCTCAACGGCCTCTGCTGGCTCAAGGGCACACGCTCGTTCGAACTCGAATCGGCGCTCAAGGATTGCACCCGCGCGATCGAGCTCACCGACGATCCGGCGGCGGTGCTCGACAGCCGCGCGATGGTCTTTTTCCGCCTCGGCCGGATGGAGGAGGCGCGCGCCGACCTCGACGCCGCGCTCAAGATCAGCCCGAACATGCCGGGGTCGCTCTACATGCGCGGCATTGTCAAGCTGCGCGGCGACGACCGCGCCGGCGGTCAGGCCGACCTCGCGCTCGCGCGGTTGCAACGGGGCCGCATCGACACCGAATATTCGGGCTTCGGGATCACGCCCTGA
- a CDS encoding DUF1192 domain-containing protein, whose product MDDDDLPRRRDDVLAALTKQPLDPLSLDELDERVAVLEGEIARVKAHKATAAGHKAIAESLFKKG is encoded by the coding sequence ATGGACGACGACGACCTTCCCCGCCGCCGCGACGATGTGCTCGCGGCGCTGACCAAACAGCCGCTCGATCCGCTGTCGCTCGACGAACTCGACGAACGCGTCGCGGTGCTCGAGGGCGAGATCGCGCGCGTCAAGGCGCACAAGGCGACCGCCGCGGGGCACAAGGCGATCGCGGAGTCGCTGTTCAAGAAGGGGTGA
- a CDS encoding P-II family nitrogen regulator, with the protein MKKIEAIIKPFKLDEVKEALHEVGVSGITVTEAKGFGRQKGHTELYRGAEYVVDFLPKVKLEVIVEDSMAERVVEAIAAAAQTGRIGDGKIFVIPVETALRIRTGERNEDAL; encoded by the coding sequence GTGAAGAAGATTGAGGCGATCATCAAGCCGTTCAAGCTCGACGAAGTGAAGGAAGCGCTGCACGAGGTCGGCGTCAGCGGCATCACCGTGACCGAAGCGAAGGGCTTCGGCCGCCAGAAGGGCCACACCGAACTCTATCGCGGCGCCGAATATGTCGTCGATTTCCTGCCCAAGGTGAAGCTCGAGGTCATCGTCGAAGATTCGATGGCCGAGCGCGTGGTCGAGGCGATCGCCGCCGCCGCGCAGACCGGCCGCATCGGCGACGGCAAGATTTTCGTCATCCCGGTCGAGACCGCGCTGCGCATCCGCACCGGCGAGCGCAACGAGGACGCGCTCTGA
- a CDS encoding helix-turn-helix transcriptional regulator, with translation MENRVREYREAAGWSQGELARRLRVSRQTINAVETDKYDPSLPLALRMAGLFGLEVRELFIDDWKPEDER, from the coding sequence TTGGAGAACCGGGTGCGCGAATATCGCGAAGCGGCGGGGTGGAGCCAGGGGGAATTGGCCCGCCGGCTGCGCGTCTCGCGGCAGACGATCAACGCGGTCGAGACCGACAAATATGACCCCAGCCTGCCGCTCGCGCTGCGCATGGCCGGCCTGTTCGGGCTCGAGGTGCGCGAGCTGTTTATCGACGACTGGAAGCCGGAGGACGAAAGATGA
- the clpA gene encoding ATP-dependent Clp protease ATP-binding subunit ClpA: protein MPSFSESLEKTLHNALKAASERHHEYATLEHLLYALIDDDHAAEVMRACGVALDDLQSAVVHYLDTELDSLKVEGHSDPSPTSGFQRVVQRAILHVQSSGKDEVTGANVLVALFSERESYAVYFLQQQDLTRLDAVSYLSHGVGKGGKPSPQAEPEEKEEAKDKSDAKNKKETALDQFTVNLNEKAKVGKVDPLIGRSAEVDRTIQILCRRSKNNPLYVGDPGVGKTAIAEGLARKIIEGDVPEVLLPAVIYSLDMGALLAGTRYRGDFEERLKQVVTELEGLPHAILFIDEIHTVIGAGATSGGAMDASNLLKPALSGGVIRCIGSTTYKEFRNHFEKDRALLRRFQKIDVIEPTLEDTKKILAGLRSAFESHHQVRYTPDAINAAVELSARYINDRKLPDKAIDVIDEVGAMQMLVAPSKRKKTITAKEIEAVIATMARIPPKSVSSDDKKVLETLETDLKRVVFGQNTAIEVLSSAIKLSRAGLRDPEKPIGNYLFSGPTGVGKTEVAKQLASIMGIPLQRFDMSEYMERHSVSRLIGAPPGYVGYDQGGLLTDAIDQNPHCVLLLDEIEKAHPDLFNILLQVMDNGRLTDHHGKTVDFRNVVLIMTTNAGASDMARESIGFGASTREDVQEEAVKRMFTPEFRNRLDAIVPFGYLPPEVVARVVDKFILQLELQLADRNVHIQLDDGAREWLTAKGYDKLYGARPMGRLIQEKIKQPLAEELLFGKLVHGGEVKVKMKTGDDAKVGNPLTFEITPAPPKASKGKAKTKLDKAAE from the coding sequence ATGCCGTCCTTTTCGGAGAGCCTCGAAAAGACCCTGCACAACGCTTTGAAGGCCGCTTCGGAGCGTCACCACGAATATGCGACGCTCGAGCATCTGCTCTACGCGCTGATCGACGACGATCATGCCGCCGAAGTGATGCGCGCCTGCGGCGTCGCGCTCGACGACCTGCAATCGGCGGTCGTCCATTATCTCGACACCGAGCTCGACAGCCTGAAGGTCGAAGGGCACAGCGACCCGTCGCCGACGTCGGGCTTCCAGCGCGTCGTCCAGCGCGCTATCCTGCACGTCCAGTCGTCGGGCAAGGACGAGGTGACCGGCGCCAACGTCCTCGTCGCGCTCTTCTCCGAACGCGAAAGCTACGCGGTCTATTTCCTCCAGCAGCAGGACCTGACGCGCCTCGACGCGGTCTCGTACCTCAGCCACGGCGTCGGCAAGGGCGGCAAGCCCTCGCCGCAGGCCGAGCCCGAGGAGAAGGAAGAGGCGAAGGACAAGTCGGACGCGAAGAACAAGAAAGAGACCGCGCTCGACCAGTTCACCGTCAACCTCAACGAGAAGGCCAAGGTCGGCAAGGTCGACCCGCTGATCGGCCGCAGCGCCGAGGTCGACCGTACGATCCAGATCCTCTGCCGCCGCAGCAAGAACAACCCGCTGTACGTGGGCGATCCCGGCGTCGGCAAGACCGCGATCGCCGAGGGCCTCGCGCGCAAGATCATCGAGGGCGACGTGCCCGAGGTGCTGCTGCCCGCGGTCATCTATTCGCTCGATATGGGCGCGCTGCTCGCGGGCACGCGCTACCGCGGCGATTTCGAGGAGCGGCTGAAACAGGTCGTCACCGAACTCGAAGGCCTGCCGCACGCGATCCTGTTCATCGACGAGATCCACACGGTGATCGGCGCCGGCGCGACGAGCGGCGGCGCGATGGACGCGTCGAACCTGCTCAAGCCTGCGCTGTCAGGCGGCGTCATCCGCTGCATCGGCTCGACGACCTACAAGGAGTTCCGCAATCACTTCGAAAAGGACCGCGCGCTGCTCCGCCGCTTCCAGAAGATCGACGTGATCGAGCCCACGCTCGAGGACACCAAGAAGATCCTCGCAGGCCTGCGCAGCGCGTTCGAGAGCCACCATCAGGTGCGCTACACCCCCGACGCGATCAACGCCGCGGTCGAGCTCAGCGCGCGCTACATCAACGACCGCAAATTGCCCGACAAGGCGATCGACGTGATCGACGAGGTCGGCGCGATGCAGATGCTCGTCGCCCCGTCGAAGCGCAAGAAGACGATCACCGCCAAGGAGATCGAGGCGGTCATCGCGACGATGGCGCGCATCCCGCCCAAATCGGTGTCGAGCGACGACAAGAAGGTCCTCGAAACGCTCGAGACCGACCTGAAGCGCGTCGTCTTCGGCCAGAACACCGCAATCGAGGTGCTCTCGTCGGCGATCAAGCTGTCGCGCGCGGGTCTGCGCGATCCCGAGAAGCCGATCGGCAACTATCTCTTCTCGGGCCCCACCGGCGTCGGCAAGACCGAGGTCGCCAAGCAGCTCGCGTCGATCATGGGCATCCCGCTCCAGCGCTTCGACATGAGCGAATATATGGAGCGCCACAGCGTGTCGCGCCTGATCGGTGCGCCTCCGGGCTATGTCGGTTACGACCAAGGCGGGCTGCTCACCGATGCGATCGACCAGAACCCGCATTGCGTGCTGCTGCTCGACGAGATCGAGAAGGCGCACCCCGACCTGTTCAACATCCTCTTGCAGGTGATGGACAATGGCCGGCTGACCGACCACCATGGCAAGACCGTCGACTTCCGCAACGTCGTGCTGATCATGACGACCAATGCGGGCGCCAGCGACATGGCGCGCGAGTCGATCGGCTTCGGCGCATCGACGCGCGAGGATGTCCAGGAAGAGGCGGTGAAGCGCATGTTCACCCCCGAATTCCGCAACCGCCTCGATGCGATCGTGCCCTTCGGCTATCTGCCGCCCGAGGTCGTCGCGCGCGTGGTCGACAAGTTCATCCTCCAGCTCGAACTCCAGCTGGCTGATCGCAACGTCCATATCCAGCTCGACGACGGCGCCCGCGAATGGCTGACCGCCAAGGGCTACGACAAGCTCTATGGCGCGCGTCCGATGGGCCGCCTGATCCAGGAAAAGATCAAGCAGCCGCTGGCCGAGGAACTGCTCTTCGGCAAGCTGGTCCATGGCGGCGAGGTCAAGGTGAAGATGAAGACCGGCGACGACGCCAAGGTCGGGAACCCGCTCACCTTCGAAATCACCCCCGCCCCGCCCAAGGCGAGCAAGGGCAAGGCGAAGACCAAGCTCGACAAGGCGGCGGAATAA
- the map gene encoding type I methionyl aminopeptidase, protein MYDYVTVSAADTAAPARVRDGTIKLHDAAGFAGMRKAGRLSAEILDALVPFVQPGVTTAEIDDLVRTMMLEGGGIPATLGYRGFTHSCCTSINHVVCHGIPDDKPVREGDIVNIDVTTIIDGWHGDTSRMYLVGDVPIKAKRLVEVTYECLMLGIEQAKPGNRMGDVAHAIQTHAEKHRYSVVRDFCGHGLGQMFHDAPEVVHAGRPGTGPELRPGMFFTIEPMINTGKYAVKMLADGWTAVTRDRSLSAQFEHSIGITETGCEIFTASSKGLNAPPWA, encoded by the coding sequence ATGTACGACTATGTCACCGTAAGCGCCGCCGACACGGCCGCGCCCGCCCGCGTTCGCGACGGCACGATCAAGCTGCACGACGCGGCGGGCTTTGCCGGGATGCGCAAGGCGGGGCGGCTGTCGGCCGAAATCCTCGACGCGCTCGTCCCCTTCGTCCAGCCGGGCGTCACCACGGCGGAGATCGACGACCTCGTCCGCACGATGATGTTAGAGGGCGGCGGCATTCCTGCGACGCTCGGCTATCGCGGTTTTACGCACAGCTGCTGTACCAGCATCAACCATGTCGTGTGCCACGGCATCCCCGACGACAAACCGGTGCGCGAGGGCGATATCGTCAACATCGACGTGACGACGATCATCGACGGCTGGCACGGCGACACCAGCCGCATGTATCTGGTCGGCGATGTGCCGATCAAGGCGAAGCGGCTGGTCGAGGTGACCTACGAGTGCCTGATGCTCGGCATCGAGCAGGCCAAGCCCGGCAACCGCATGGGCGACGTCGCGCATGCGATCCAGACGCATGCCGAAAAGCACCGCTATTCGGTGGTGCGCGACTTCTGCGGCCACGGGCTCGGCCAGATGTTCCACGACGCGCCCGAGGTGGTCCACGCCGGCCGCCCCGGCACCGGCCCGGAACTGCGCCCCGGCATGTTCTTCACGATCGAGCCGATGATCAACACCGGCAAATATGCGGTGAAGATGCTCGCCGACGGCTGGACCGCGGTGACCCGCGACCGCAGCCTCTCGGCGCAGTTCGAGCACAGCATCGGCATCACCGAAACCGGCTGCGAAATCTTCACCGCCAGCTCCAAAGGCCTGAACGCGCCGCCCTGGGCCTGA
- a CDS encoding PQQ-dependent dehydrogenase, methanol/ethanol family translates to MAKRVFSAALLGCAVLALAACNASKNDSISGGASLDDAEKASETLLKTGGNGDDWGAIGFSYDEQRFSPLKDIDASNVGQLGIAWTADLDDARGQEATPVVVDGVMYVSHAWSKVSAWDAATGKLLWKFDPKVPGERAVHACCDVVNRGVAVWGDKLFVGALDGRLIALDRKTGTEVWSTQTFDAERPYTITGAPRVVKDMVLIGNGGAEFGVRGYVTAYDADTGKERWRFYTAPNPNKEKDGAASDDIFASKANATWSDKGEWQTSGGGGTVWDAIVYDKDLDQVYLGVGNGNPWNHGTRSNGQGDNWFLSSVVALDASTGAYKWHYQETPAETWDYTATQPIILAEQQVDGKPVKVLYHAPKNGFFFTIDRTTGKLIDAKPFVDGINWATGYDLKTGRPIENPEARFYKTGKPFIAIPGALGAHNWHPMSYNPATGLVYIPAQQIPQGYLADMNELDKRKVVGFNIGTSLTGTLLPDDKAAFRAAVAATTGRLVAFDPRSGKVAWSVAHPAAWNGGTMTTAGNLVFQGTSTGRFRAYTADTGKQLLDLDMQSGIVSAPSTFRVGGVQYVAFMTSKGGAFPLVAGVAGGVTRKVPNIPRLVVLKVGGTAKLPAPPASTTLAWNPPPQFGTAAQVAAGKAHFGRYCIVCHGDSAIGNGFTPDLRVSGTLANADAWKGVVVDGMLKDRGMVSFANVLTPADAEALRAYVIDRSNWTKANLADSSAPMGR, encoded by the coding sequence ATGGCGAAACGGGTCTTTTCGGCCGCGCTGCTGGGCTGCGCGGTTTTGGCACTGGCGGCGTGCAACGCCTCGAAGAACGACAGCATCTCGGGCGGTGCCTCGCTCGACGATGCCGAAAAGGCCAGCGAGACCCTGCTCAAGACCGGCGGCAATGGCGACGACTGGGGCGCGATCGGCTTCAGCTACGACGAACAGCGCTTCAGCCCGCTCAAGGATATTGACGCGTCGAACGTCGGCCAGCTCGGCATCGCCTGGACCGCCGACCTCGACGATGCGCGCGGGCAGGAAGCGACCCCGGTGGTGGTCGACGGCGTGATGTATGTGAGCCACGCCTGGTCGAAGGTCAGCGCCTGGGACGCCGCGACGGGCAAATTGCTGTGGAAATTCGACCCCAAGGTCCCCGGGGAACGCGCGGTCCACGCCTGCTGCGACGTCGTCAACCGCGGCGTCGCGGTTTGGGGCGACAAATTGTTCGTCGGCGCGCTCGACGGCCGGCTGATCGCGCTCGACAGGAAGACCGGTACCGAGGTCTGGTCGACCCAGACCTTCGACGCCGAACGGCCCTACACCATCACCGGCGCCCCGCGCGTCGTGAAGGACATGGTGCTGATCGGCAATGGGGGTGCCGAATTCGGCGTCCGCGGCTATGTCACCGCCTATGATGCCGACACCGGCAAGGAACGCTGGCGCTTCTACACCGCGCCCAACCCCAACAAGGAAAAGGACGGCGCCGCCTCCGACGACATTTTTGCGAGCAAGGCCAATGCGACCTGGTCCGACAAGGGCGAGTGGCAGACCTCGGGCGGCGGCGGCACCGTGTGGGACGCGATCGTCTACGACAAGGATCTCGACCAGGTCTATCTCGGGGTCGGCAACGGCAACCCGTGGAACCACGGGACGCGCTCCAATGGTCAGGGCGACAACTGGTTCCTCTCGTCGGTGGTCGCGCTCGACGCCTCGACCGGCGCCTACAAATGGCATTATCAGGAAACCCCGGCCGAGACTTGGGACTATACCGCGACCCAGCCGATCATCCTCGCCGAGCAGCAGGTCGACGGCAAACCCGTCAAGGTGCTGTACCATGCACCCAAGAACGGCTTTTTCTTCACCATCGACCGCACGACCGGCAAGCTGATCGACGCCAAGCCCTTCGTCGACGGCATCAACTGGGCCACCGGCTACGACCTCAAGACCGGGCGCCCGATCGAAAATCCCGAGGCGCGCTTCTACAAGACCGGCAAGCCCTTCATCGCGATCCCCGGCGCGCTCGGTGCGCACAACTGGCACCCGATGAGCTACAACCCCGCGACGGGCCTCGTCTATATCCCCGCGCAGCAGATCCCGCAGGGCTATCTCGCCGACATGAACGAGCTCGACAAGCGCAAGGTCGTCGGCTTCAACATCGGCACGTCGCTCACCGGCACACTGCTCCCCGACGACAAGGCCGCGTTCCGCGCCGCGGTCGCCGCGACCACCGGGCGGCTCGTCGCCTTCGACCCGCGCAGCGGCAAGGTCGCGTGGAGCGTCGCGCACCCCGCGGCATGGAACGGCGGCACGATGACCACCGCGGGCAATCTCGTCTTCCAGGGCACCAGCACCGGCCGCTTCCGCGCCTATACCGCCGACACCGGCAAGCAACTCCTCGACCTCGACATGCAGTCGGGGATCGTCAGCGCGCCTTCAACCTTCCGCGTCGGCGGCGTGCAATATGTGGCGTTCATGACCAGCAAGGGCGGCGCCTTCCCGCTCGTCGCCGGGGTCGCCGGCGGCGTGACGCGCAAGGTGCCCAACATCCCGCGCCTCGTCGTGCTCAAGGTCGGCGGGACCGCCAAGCTGCCCGCGCCGCCCGCCTCGACGACGCTCGCGTGGAACCCGCCGCCGCAGTTCGGCACCGCCGCACAGGTCGCCGCGGGCAAGGCGCATTTCGGGCGCTATTGCATCGTCTGCCACGGCGACAGCGCGATCGGCAACGGCTTCACCCCCGACCTCCGCGTCTCGGGCACGCTCGCCAACGCCGATGCGTGGAAGGGTGTCGTCGTGGACGGCATGCTCAAGGACCGCGGCATGGTGAGCTTCGCCAACGTGCTCACGCCTGCCGACGCCGAGGCGCTGCGCGCCTATGTCATCGACCGCTCGAACTGGACCAAGGCGAACTTGGCGGACTCGTCCGCCCCGATGGGACGCTGA